One part of the Clostridium thermosuccinogenes genome encodes these proteins:
- a CDS encoding glycoside hydrolase family 5 protein yields the protein MAKIRGVNIGNWLVLEKWMKPALFEGLKAEDETAFCEELGDKTLERLKPHRDSYITFEDFKWIAEAGLNSVRIPIPHWIFGDVRPYYGCIEYLDLAMEWAKEAGIKVLIDLHTAPGCQNGFDNGGILGVCEWHTKEEYVSRTVQVIDSIAERYKGHSALWGIQLLNEPRWDVPMDILRDYYIRGYEACRRHVDENVAIVIHDGFRLNQWKDFMRGPEYRNVILDTHFYQCFTEEDKNRDMPGHLHLASVVRAEQIREMAEYFPIIVGEWSLGLDPTYTMKDMNEMQRDAASRAYAGAQLLAYETAEGWFFWSYKLQNDGMPTWDYRKCVENGWFRK from the coding sequence ATGGCAAAAATCAGGGGAGTGAATATTGGAAACTGGCTGGTGCTGGAGAAATGGATGAAGCCTGCCCTTTTTGAGGGATTGAAGGCTGAGGATGAGACAGCCTTTTGTGAGGAGCTGGGGGACAAAACCCTGGAAAGGCTAAAGCCTCACAGGGACAGCTACATAACCTTTGAGGATTTTAAATGGATTGCCGAAGCCGGGTTAAACTCAGTCAGAATACCTATCCCCCATTGGATTTTCGGGGATGTCAGGCCATATTACGGATGCATCGAGTATCTTGATTTAGCAATGGAGTGGGCTAAAGAGGCAGGTATAAAAGTATTGATCGACCTGCATACCGCCCCCGGCTGTCAGAACGGCTTTGACAACGGAGGGATTTTAGGGGTATGCGAATGGCATACCAAGGAGGAGTATGTATCGAGGACCGTACAGGTTATCGACAGCATCGCAGAGCGCTACAAAGGGCATTCTGCCCTCTGGGGCATACAGCTCCTGAATGAGCCCAGATGGGATGTGCCCATGGACATACTCAGGGATTACTATATTCGGGGATATGAGGCATGCCGCAGGCATGTGGATGAAAATGTGGCAATAGTTATCCACGATGGCTTCCGGCTCAATCAATGGAAGGACTTCATGCGTGGGCCTGAATACAGGAATGTGATTTTGGATACCCATTTTTATCAATGCTTCACGGAAGAGGATAAAAATCGTGACATGCCGGGGCACCTGCATCTGGCGTCGGTGGTAAGGGCGGAGCAGATCCGGGAGATGGCTGAATATTTCCCAATTATCGTGGGTGAGTGGTCCTTGGGGTTAGATCCGACATACACCATGAAAGATATGAATGAAATGCAGCGGGATGCCGCCTCCAGGGCTTATGCCGGAGCACAGCTTCTTGCTTATGAAACGGCGGAAGGTTGGTTCTTCTGGAGTTATAAGCTCCAGAACGATGGTATGCCTACCTGGGATTACAGAAAGTGCGTTGAAAACGGATGGTTCAGAAAATAG
- a CDS encoding IS110 family transposase produces MNFRPMAGIDVGKFFSEMAILSPSNEVIARMKIRHDSSSDVERAVKLLKKTEKDFDSRPFVVMESTGHYHKILFHSLCKAGFEVSIINPIQTDSIKNIGIRKVKNDKVDARKIALLYRFQELKTTNIPDEDIECLRSLCRQYYKLSDELTAYKNRLTGIVDQLMLNFKDVFPNIFSKAALAVLEKYPTPVHILKANRNKLIALIQKNSRRSLKWSTAKYELLVSKAREFAPLSINNSSNIAMLGVYISMIKTLEENLEKVLKAIRSLIAEDMAKDIPMLALTLELLQSIPGIGLISAVTILAEIGDFSAFSKPGKLVAYFGIDPSVMQSGEFTGTQNKMSKRGSRLLRRVLFTIALANIRTKRDKTACNPVLMEYYKNKCQNKPKKVALGAVMRKLVNYIFAVLRDRKPYQLRSPQEHAKNLAAKHTAA; encoded by the coding sequence ATGAATTTCAGACCTATGGCAGGAATCGATGTAGGTAAATTCTTTAGTGAGATGGCAATTCTTTCTCCATCCAATGAAGTAATTGCCCGCATGAAGATCCGCCATGATTCCAGTTCTGACGTTGAAAGAGCCGTTAAATTACTGAAAAAAACGGAAAAGGACTTTGATTCTAGGCCTTTCGTCGTCATGGAATCCACCGGGCACTATCACAAAATCCTTTTCCATTCACTTTGTAAAGCTGGATTTGAGGTTTCCATCATAAACCCCATCCAAACTGATTCTATCAAAAATATTGGAATCAGGAAAGTGAAAAATGATAAAGTTGATGCCCGGAAAATTGCCCTGCTATACAGATTTCAGGAGCTTAAAACTACTAATATCCCAGATGAAGATATTGAATGTCTGCGAAGCCTTTGCCGACAGTACTACAAGCTCTCTGACGAACTTACTGCCTACAAAAACAGGCTTACAGGTATTGTTGACCAACTCATGCTAAACTTCAAGGATGTATTCCCTAACATCTTTTCAAAGGCTGCTCTCGCAGTATTAGAAAAATATCCTACGCCTGTGCATATTCTTAAAGCCAACAGAAACAAGTTGATTGCACTGATACAAAAGAATTCCCGCAGAAGCCTTAAGTGGTCAACTGCAAAGTATGAGCTTTTGGTCTCCAAGGCCAGAGAATTTGCACCTTTGAGCATTAATAACTCTTCAAATATTGCCATGCTTGGGGTGTATATCTCTATGATTAAAACCTTGGAGGAAAACCTTGAGAAAGTCCTCAAAGCCATTCGTTCATTGATTGCTGAAGATATGGCAAAGGACATACCCATGCTGGCACTGACTCTCGAGCTTCTACAAAGCATTCCAGGTATAGGACTTATCTCTGCTGTTACCATTCTGGCTGAAATTGGCGACTTTTCAGCTTTTTCAAAGCCAGGCAAGCTAGTTGCTTATTTCGGCATTGACCCCTCTGTAATGCAGTCCGGAGAGTTTACCGGCACACAAAACAAGATGTCAAAAAGGGGGTCAAGGCTGCTTCGCAGGGTACTTTTCACAATTGCTCTTGCTAATATCCGCACTAAGCGTGACAAAACAGCTTGCAACCCTGTACTGATGGAATATTACAAAAACAAATGCCAGAACAAGCCTAAAAAAGTGGCCTTAGGAGCTGTTATGCGTAAGCTTGTTAATTATATTTTTGCTGTTCTTAGGGATAGAAAGCCTTATCAGCTACGTAGCCCTCAGGAACATGCGAAGAATCTTGCAGCAAAGCATACAGCAGCTTAA
- a CDS encoding DUF5696 domain-containing protein: MLRNVKRCIAAVLLLAIAAVTWTVKTGAFVDDKGGLPEKGDALAAIADVNSNRHTRTETFDKVPNRLNLDGYAKIMEDSRLEVWHREKNASIRVVDKATGYVWGGLAEEKPEDMNTTWSGVGNALVSIDYFDAKGLEKRLSIADKNVKKSFKAQGNILRYSVSYITLDISFDFEMELRDGSLLFRMIDDSIKEGEDYSLAAVYFVPFLGSTRADEIDGYMLVPDGPGALIRYSKPSQYLVNFDKRIYGKDYGIDHLFEVNDLKSSRPNDFSTEEPQVLMPVFGVVHGVKQNAYFARVEKGAEYASIVATPSGIVTNYNWISARFIYRQKYLQPTSKSGAGVQVAQKERNRFEAEISYRFLRGEDADYIGMAKLYRRILQEEGNLPAGERIDADIPLQLDIIGSDLERGFIFNRVLPITTAAKARQIAEDIAGQGISNITMVFKGWQKGGLNGSRPSNFSFESKVGGKKALSLLDEHISSKGGRFYYYENPVTVKETQIDLRQEGGTALSQALIKVERDNDAIWLKDTYFVKADIAADYVAGKAKLYAENGMKGMALDEFGQRLYAENQRDRVTCRLDIRKKQEETAQKVLVDIENLAMYRPNQYLWKYSSEIFNVPVTNSQCLFETDTVPFMQIVLKGSVDYYAPYSNMSFYSRTDVLRMIEYGAYPAFLLTGLDNHEMEHTPISELYSTKYEDWKQHILEVYNDVNAALSRVEGRKITGRTVVSSGVVKMDYEGGVSILINYTGSNYSFGSVNIPAQSYAVLEGE, encoded by the coding sequence GTGTTGCGTAATGTTAAGCGCTGCATTGCCGCTGTATTGCTGCTGGCAATAGCAGCTGTAACCTGGACCGTAAAGACAGGGGCTTTTGTTGATGATAAAGGAGGTCTGCCGGAAAAGGGTGATGCCTTGGCTGCGATAGCGGATGTGAACTCTAACCGTCATACCAGGACCGAAACCTTTGACAAGGTCCCAAACAGGCTGAATCTTGACGGATATGCCAAAATCATGGAAGACAGCAGGCTGGAGGTCTGGCACAGGGAAAAAAATGCTTCCATCAGGGTGGTGGATAAGGCGACGGGGTATGTATGGGGAGGCCTCGCGGAAGAGAAGCCGGAGGATATGAACACCACGTGGTCCGGCGTAGGCAATGCCCTTGTCTCCATAGATTATTTTGATGCCAAAGGTCTCGAAAAAAGGTTGAGCATAGCAGATAAAAATGTTAAAAAAAGCTTTAAAGCTCAGGGCAATATACTGAGGTACTCGGTAAGTTATATTACCCTGGACATTTCCTTTGATTTTGAAATGGAGCTCCGGGATGGAAGCCTTCTTTTCAGGATGATCGACGACAGCATAAAGGAAGGGGAAGACTATTCCCTGGCAGCAGTATATTTTGTACCTTTCTTAGGCTCAACCCGGGCGGATGAAATAGATGGGTACATGCTTGTACCTGACGGGCCGGGTGCCCTTATAAGGTATAGCAAGCCTTCCCAATACCTCGTAAATTTTGACAAGAGGATTTATGGGAAGGATTATGGCATTGACCACCTGTTCGAGGTAAATGATCTGAAATCCAGCCGGCCTAATGATTTCTCCACCGAAGAACCCCAGGTGCTGATGCCGGTTTTCGGAGTGGTGCATGGTGTGAAGCAGAACGCCTATTTCGCAAGGGTGGAAAAAGGTGCGGAATACGCATCCATTGTGGCCACACCCAGTGGTATTGTTACCAACTATAACTGGATAAGCGCCCGGTTCATATACCGCCAAAAGTACCTGCAGCCGACAAGCAAGAGCGGTGCCGGCGTCCAGGTGGCCCAAAAGGAGAGAAACAGGTTTGAGGCAGAGATAAGCTATCGTTTTCTGAGGGGAGAGGATGCCGACTACATTGGAATGGCAAAGCTTTATAGAAGGATTTTGCAGGAGGAAGGCAACCTGCCGGCGGGAGAAAGGATTGATGCCGACATTCCCCTGCAGCTTGACATCATCGGCTCCGATTTGGAAAGGGGATTCATATTTAACCGTGTCCTTCCCATAACCACCGCAGCAAAAGCGAGGCAGATTGCGGAAGATATTGCAGGGCAGGGTATAAGCAATATAACCATGGTCTTTAAAGGATGGCAAAAAGGAGGGCTTAATGGTTCAAGACCGTCGAATTTCAGTTTTGAAAGCAAGGTCGGGGGAAAGAAGGCGCTGTCCTTGCTGGATGAGCATATATCTTCAAAAGGGGGACGGTTTTATTATTACGAGAATCCTGTAACAGTAAAGGAAACACAGATCGATTTGAGGCAGGAGGGTGGAACTGCCCTTTCCCAGGCGCTGATAAAGGTGGAGAGGGATAATGATGCCATATGGCTTAAAGACACTTACTTTGTCAAGGCGGACATAGCGGCAGACTATGTTGCCGGGAAAGCGAAGCTGTATGCTGAAAACGGAATGAAAGGCATGGCCTTGGATGAATTCGGTCAAAGATTGTATGCTGAAAACCAGCGGGACAGGGTGACTTGCAGGCTTGATATACGCAAGAAGCAGGAGGAGACGGCACAAAAGGTCCTGGTGGATATTGAAAACTTGGCAATGTACAGGCCAAACCAGTATTTATGGAAATATTCCAGTGAGATATTCAATGTGCCCGTTACCAACAGCCAGTGTCTGTTTGAAACCGATACGGTGCCTTTTATGCAGATTGTATTAAAAGGCAGCGTGGATTATTACGCGCCCTATTCCAATATGAGCTTCTATTCGAGGACGGACGTTTTAAGGATGATAGAATACGGAGCCTATCCGGCATTCCTGCTGACCGGACTGGATAATCACGAGATGGAGCATACACCTATTTCTGAATTGTATTCTACCAAGTATGAAGACTGGAAACAGCATATCCTGGAAGTCTACAATGATGTCAATGCTGCCCTGTCAAGGGTTGAGGGCAGGAAGATCACAGGAAGGACTGTAGTTTCCAGCGGAGTGGTTAAGATGGATTATGAAGGCGGTGTATCCATCTTGATTAATTATACAGGCAGCAATTACAGTTTCGGATCGGTAAATATACCTGCTCAGAGCTATGCTGTGCTGGAAGGAGAGTGA
- a CDS encoding transposase yields the protein MAWNIFISNIPEDMLALKIICELYRLRCQVELVSKRWKCHFDIDKVENVGEKYFECLIYGKLIVIALMTAVFSTVFAVMFREQRRLLSMLKFFKNLREKSEILLTSLHNVRGNAIKLYDAFVDVIGRSLDEKRKRKTTQQVLMEHNIPEIVLQMLA from the coding sequence TTGGCATGGAATATATTTATAAGCAACATACCGGAAGATATGCTGGCTTTGAAAATAATCTGCGAACTATACAGGCTAAGATGCCAGGTGGAGTTGGTGTCTAAGAGATGGAAGTGTCATTTTGATATTGATAAAGTGGAAAATGTAGGAGAGAAATATTTTGAATGCTTGATATATGGCAAACTGATCGTTATTGCATTAATGACAGCCGTGTTTTCAACAGTATTTGCGGTGATGTTTCGAGAGCAGCGAAGGCTCTTGAGCATGCTGAAGTTTTTTAAAAATCTTCGGGAGAAATCCGAGATATTGCTGACAAGCCTTCATAACGTCCGGGGAAATGCAATAAAGCTGTATGACGCTTTTGTTGATGTAATTGGGCGAAGCCTAGACGAAAAACGCAAAAGAAAAACTACCCAACAGGTACTCATGGAACATAATATACCTGAGATAGTTTTACAAATGTTGGCTTAA
- a CDS encoding transposase, with protein sequence MLKEMLPWVVAYAAKHSVTTETVEVLKQVKHVYICDSTLLSLPDKLQTIFKGLGGINAKAAVKIQLMFSLMERKFRSIELCTATGNDSNYTADIAKNLSLMDLILIDLGYFNAIAFREIA encoded by the coding sequence TTGTTAAAGGAAATGCTGCCCTGGGTGGTAGCCTATGCAGCAAAGCATTCTGTAACAACTGAAACAGTTGAGGTTTTGAAGCAGGTCAAGCATGTCTATATATGTGATAGTACATTGTTATCGCTTCCTGACAAGCTTCAGACTATATTTAAAGGGCTTGGAGGTATAAATGCAAAAGCTGCAGTAAAAATACAATTGATGTTCAGCCTTATGGAAAGAAAGTTTAGAAGTATTGAATTATGCACTGCAACTGGGAATGACAGCAATTATACAGCTGATATTGCCAAAAACCTTTCTCTCATGGATTTGATACTAATTGACCTGGGATACTTTAATGCAATAGCTTTTAGAGAAATTGCATAA
- a CDS encoding NHL repeat-containing protein, translating into MKKAKLSFFLSFMVIIILVIAFFLYNNFIGAESIFKGNSVSQNDIDRAPDLKLNIIADEYRLSAKIGEGLGLKQPQGIALIDEDLLIADTSNNRLVLIDVNGKMKKEIGKMGNGAGEFVNPTGITVDNEGYVYVLDSGNSRIQVFDKSFKFIKQIAINVFDGKSVNLMDLVVDSSKNIYFSVETYDRKLGSIYIISSDDNKVKKIGEGLLGHLAIENDIVYFVSGGEYYNSGKYEGVRSGKNELLHIIDKEIKKVYELPYKYVPKGIVIDNDNMYLVSGAFITVDRFDLQANYIGTVYKGDFKEQQGITYIVKDSKNDLYVLDTFKNVIYKLSKND; encoded by the coding sequence GTGAAAAAAGCTAAATTATCATTTTTTTTGAGCTTCATGGTCATTATTATTTTAGTAATTGCTTTCTTTTTATACAACAATTTTATAGGTGCTGAAAGTATTTTTAAAGGTAACTCTGTTTCGCAAAATGATATAGACAGAGCACCGGATTTAAAATTAAACATTATTGCTGATGAATATCGGTTATCTGCAAAGATTGGTGAAGGCTTGGGATTAAAACAACCTCAAGGGATTGCATTAATAGACGAAGATTTATTAATTGCGGATACATCAAATAACAGACTAGTTTTAATCGATGTAAACGGCAAAATGAAAAAAGAGATTGGTAAAATGGGAAATGGAGCAGGTGAATTTGTAAATCCTACAGGAATTACTGTTGATAATGAAGGCTATGTCTATGTTTTAGATTCAGGAAATTCCAGAATACAAGTTTTTGATAAAAGTTTTAAGTTTATAAAACAAATTGCTATAAATGTGTTTGATGGAAAAAGTGTTAATTTGATGGATCTTGTTGTAGATAGTTCAAAAAACATATATTTTTCGGTTGAAACTTATGATAGGAAATTAGGAAGCATTTACATTATTTCTTCTGATGATAATAAGGTAAAAAAAATAGGAGAGGGACTTTTAGGGCATCTTGCAATAGAAAACGATATTGTTTATTTTGTCTCTGGAGGTGAGTATTATAACAGTGGAAAATATGAGGGGGTAAGGAGTGGCAAAAATGAATTATTGCATATTATAGATAAAGAAATTAAAAAAGTTTATGAGTTGCCTTATAAATATGTGCCTAAAGGTATTGTTATAGATAATGATAATATGTACCTTGTAAGTGGAGCTTTTATAACTGTTGATAGATTTGATTTGCAAGCAAACTATATTGGTACGGTATACAAAGGTGATTTTAAAGAACAGCAAGGAATTACTTACATTGTTAAGGACAGCAAAAATGATTTATATGTTCTAGATACTTTTAAAAATGTAATATATAAACTTTCAAAAAATGACTAG
- a CDS encoding ABC transporter permease, whose protein sequence is MTVDRILFNFKTAYGNLKRKKFVSLSIILSLVLGLLFPVLVLAFGSAIIEFLNSSVIKDFDKVILVTIKNGSLSEADIKKIMIENTGIDTISRYNYFQATIILEGDYTRSNVVALDSNYRELSQMALCGGKWLDTDGLSSDFVCIIGKNFAKKYFAKNSLGNKINILGNEFEIIGVTDNINFLDSIASCQVV, encoded by the coding sequence ATGACTGTAGATAGAATACTTTTTAATTTCAAAACTGCATATGGCAATTTAAAAAGAAAAAAATTTGTTAGCTTATCAATCATATTATCTTTGGTTCTTGGATTGCTTTTTCCTGTCCTAGTTCTTGCTTTTGGTAGTGCCATTATAGAGTTTTTAAATAGCTCTGTCATTAAAGATTTTGATAAAGTTATTCTAGTAACTATTAAAAATGGGAGTTTGTCAGAAGCAGATATTAAAAAGATAATGATTGAAAACACCGGTATTGATACAATATCAAGATATAATTACTTTCAAGCAACAATAATTTTAGAAGGAGATTATACTCGTTCTAATGTTGTAGCTCTAGATTCAAATTACAGAGAATTATCACAAATGGCTTTATGTGGTGGGAAATGGCTTGATACGGATGGTTTAAGCTCTGATTTTGTATGTATTATCGGTAAGAACTTCGCCAAAAAATATTTCGCTAAAAATAGCTTAGGAAATAAGATAAATATACTTGGTAATGAATTTGAAATCATTGGAGTAACTGATAATATAAATTTTTTAGATTCGATAGCGTCTTGTCAAGTGGTGTAA
- a CDS encoding carbohydrate ABC transporter permease: MAGARMKGKKPGTISIRQKNAITGYLFILPWILGFILFTGFPFFYSIFLSFSSVKIAPTGIQTRWIGIGNYVQAFTKDVNFPVALSDSFIFVLLSTPMIVVASLIMAMLLNGKFRGRTIFRAIFFLPVIIISGPVISELLTNNAAQIVNPSKYTVYKVFSTLPEVIGAPVLYVFDNLVMILWFSGVQILIFLASLQKIDGSIYEAARIDGASSWEIFWKIVLPYLKPVIMVNAIYTVVEMSGFPNNRVNMEISKNMFLIGNVYSYSAAQSWIYFSAELLLLGVVFLLFREKKKRWKR; the protein is encoded by the coding sequence GTGGCAGGAGCAAGGATGAAAGGCAAAAAGCCTGGCACAATCAGCATACGGCAGAAGAATGCCATAACCGGATACCTTTTCATATTGCCATGGATTCTGGGGTTTATATTGTTTACAGGCTTTCCCTTTTTTTATTCCATATTCTTAAGCTTCAGCAGCGTAAAAATAGCACCCACCGGAATCCAGACCCGTTGGATAGGCATCGGAAACTATGTTCAGGCGTTTACCAAAGATGTGAACTTTCCCGTGGCATTGTCGGACAGCTTCATATTTGTACTCCTCTCTACCCCCATGATTGTCGTCGCTTCGCTGATAATGGCGATGCTGCTCAATGGCAAGTTCAGAGGCAGGACTATATTCAGGGCCATATTTTTTCTTCCTGTCATCATCATAAGCGGTCCGGTTATCTCTGAGCTTCTTACCAACAATGCCGCCCAAATAGTAAACCCGTCCAAATATACGGTTTACAAGGTGTTCAGCACGCTGCCCGAGGTCATAGGCGCGCCAGTGCTCTACGTTTTTGATAATCTGGTCATGATTTTATGGTTTTCAGGGGTGCAGATATTGATATTCCTGGCTAGCCTTCAGAAGATAGACGGTTCCATATATGAGGCTGCCCGTATTGACGGAGCTTCGTCCTGGGAGATTTTCTGGAAGATAGTCCTCCCTTATTTAAAACCTGTCATCATGGTAAATGCAATTTATACGGTTGTGGAGATGTCCGGATTTCCCAATAACAGGGTAAACATGGAGATTTCAAAAAACATGTTTCTAATAGGCAATGTTTACAGCTACTCGGCAGCCCAGTCGTGGATTTACTTCTCAGCTGAGCTGCTGCTTTTGGGAGTTGTATTTCTCCTGTTCAGAGAAAAGAAGAAGAGGTGGAAGCGATGA
- a CDS encoding carbohydrate ABC transporter permease — protein sequence MNVGSFNIKVKEKAPIHGWNIDRIKKKLLGAGKTDGLLKKLITYALLLGIGFVYLYPLMFMIVNSLMDVSDLVNPTVRWVPTRMYFGNYRIAYKVLDASKTFGVSLVMAGLPALFQTACCAVVGYGFARFEFPLKRLWMLLLVITFIIPGQVTMVPRYMLFDAYGMINTPLPSMIPALLGQGIKSTIFVLVFYQFFHSYPKVLDEAGEIDGAGKLKIFLKIALPMSVPAIVVAFLFSFVWYWNETYLAGIFFGKTIQTLPMRLQSFVDSYNRLYPTSDGSAVNRLNESIRMAGTMLTIVPMLLMYTVLQKQFVESVDRAGITGE from the coding sequence ATGAATGTCGGGAGTTTTAACATAAAAGTGAAGGAAAAAGCTCCAATTCATGGGTGGAATATTGACCGGATCAAAAAGAAGCTTTTGGGGGCAGGAAAAACCGATGGCCTGCTGAAGAAGCTGATAACATACGCGCTTTTGCTCGGCATAGGCTTCGTTTACCTGTATCCTTTGATGTTTATGATAGTGAACAGTCTCATGGACGTGTCGGATCTTGTAAACCCCACGGTAAGATGGGTGCCCACAAGGATGTATTTCGGCAATTACAGGATAGCATATAAAGTTCTGGATGCTTCGAAAACTTTTGGGGTTTCCCTTGTGATGGCCGGATTGCCGGCTTTGTTCCAGACGGCCTGCTGTGCGGTTGTGGGGTATGGATTCGCACGGTTTGAATTTCCGCTGAAGAGGCTTTGGATGCTTCTTCTCGTCATAACCTTCATTATACCGGGGCAGGTGACCATGGTGCCGAGATATATGCTTTTTGATGCCTACGGCATGATCAATACGCCGCTTCCTTCCATGATTCCGGCCCTGCTGGGCCAGGGAATAAAAAGCACCATATTTGTCCTGGTGTTTTATCAGTTTTTCCACTCTTACCCGAAGGTGCTGGATGAGGCGGGGGAGATTGACGGCGCAGGCAAGCTCAAGATTTTCCTCAAAATTGCACTGCCCATGTCAGTGCCAGCCATAGTTGTCGCGTTTCTGTTCTCTTTTGTGTGGTACTGGAATGAAACTTATCTAGCGGGTATATTCTTTGGTAAGACTATACAGACGCTGCCGATGCGTCTTCAGTCTTTTGTGGATTCATACAACAGGCTTTATCCTACCTCCGACGGCAGCGCTGTAAACCGCCTGAATGAAAGCATAAGAATGGCCGGTACCATGCTGACCATAGTTCCGATGCTTCTCATGTACACCGTATTGCAAAAACAGTTTGTCGAAAGCGTTGACAGGGCAGGCATCACAGGGGAATAG